The Larimichthys crocea isolate SSNF chromosome I, L_crocea_2.0, whole genome shotgun sequence genomic interval GTCATGtctgaaacaaagacaagaggTGTGTTCTTGTATTATTAGAAGCCAAAAGTCTCTGAAGACACAGCAGAGCATAATGAGGCAATGAAGCAAAATCCATGAGATGCACATGTTCATTAACTTAGCACCAgcaaactttgtttttccagtgaCCATTCCACCTGTTACCTTTTTAAACTAGatttcacatgtttaaaaaggcTAGTGTATTTAGAATCTCTTCATATACATATTCACAGTTTTTCTGACAAAATCTATCCAAAACTGATGAAAGAACATCCAGCCATGCTTAAAAACTTGTCCTCACTTTTACTCTTAAGAGAAATAATAGTCAAAGGCTGTGTAAGAGTGTTTTATCAGCAATTATACTCTCCAAGATTAGTCTAACATTGACGTTTGGTACAAGGTAAGCTGGGAGCTTAACCTGAGATCCTGCACTAAAGTTTAGGACTGGGGAGCATTTCAGTGCCCCTCACAGACTACACTGCCTCTTCTTTCCAACAACTCCAACTGAACATTAGAGCTTGTAATACTCCACACCTTCCTAGCTGTGGAAATGTTCATCTGCAGCACACAGGACTGTGATAATAGACTTCATTTTAATGCTGGGTATGGAACCTTTGTGCAGCAGCAAAGCATCTACTTCCATCAGCAACACAGCAGGTCCAGAGGCACCGCTGCTAGATGAAAGATTTGCCTTATTAATGCCCAATAGGGAACTTCTTGTTTTGCTGCAATACACATTCTGTGTATATAGACTGCTGTTTACACTGTGCAAGTCACACGCTGGACAgatatgtaatgttatgtaaaatatgtttactgGGTCAGAAAAACAGCCATAATATCATCACAGCAGTTGTACAATGACTGCAAAAGTTACACAAACTTGTTAGTGTGCCTCGTATATCGATACAGTGATGATGGTGTCATCATATATTTGCAAATGTTTGAATATCTTTATGCTATTCACAAATCTTTCATACAGGCAATACAAAATGCATCTGTACTGATTTCACTCCTTAATCCTCAtattatgttgaaaaaaaattacattgaTTATGTTGTGGGTCATTTTGACCCATAGGTGTAAATCTAATCAAAGCAGtcaaaaaacaggttaaaatgtaaatgtaaatgtactttattcatacagccctttacaacaaTCTattcggtgtaccaaagtgctttacagcagataataaataacgagaacaataagtaaaaacaaacaaattaaaaacaataaaggaacagtaaaaacaataaaataaaattgagatagataaaagtgtcatcatactactgggtattAAAAGCCATTCTGAATAGgtgggtttttagcctggatttaaagaggcccaggtcagaaacaagacgcaGCTCGACGGGGAGCTGCTTCCAGAGCCTGGGCGGCGGCAACGGAAAAggctcggtcaccccagtgtttgtattttgacctgggcacttctAGCAAAAGTTGATCgttagacctcagagctctaccaggattgtggacagttaaaagctcagataaatacgaAGGGGGgaggccgttaagagctttaaaaacgaatattaaaagtttaaaatcaattctataaaggacaatgaagggagttaagaacaggagtgatatgCGTACCTCTGTTAGTGTTGGTTAAAAGACGGACAGCAGCATTTTGCACAAGTTGAAGGCGACTGAGAGAAGACTGGGAAACGCCgacataaagtgcattgcagtaGTCTAACCTTGAGCTTATTACGGCATGGATGGCTTTCTCAAGGTCGTGACGGCTTAAAAAGATTTTAACTTTGTCCAGGAGGTGCAACTGGAAGAAGCTCGTCCtgacaacatttttaatttgtttgtcaaACCTGAGATGACCGTCAAATGTCACTCCCAGGTTTCTGACGGTTGATCTCAGCTTAGAGGACAGGGTGCCGAGGCCAGCCGTTACACTATccacaaacacaatacattcagttttgtcgtcatttaaatgaagaaaattttggGCCAACCACTGCTTAATATCAGTAATacaatcaaacaaagaacacTGTCTATTACTATTTGGCTTCACTGGCAGATAGATTTGTACGTCGTCTGCATAACAGTAAAAAGAAAGGTTGTGCCTGGCTATAATTGACCCAAGTGGTAACATGTACAAGAGCATAGGGCCAAGAACAGATCCTTGTGGAACTCCACAGGAGAGAGGGGCAATGGAGGAGGACAGGTCATCAACCATAACAGAGAAGGTTCTACCGGATAAGTATGATGTAAACCACTTCAATGCAGTGCCGTGGATGCCAACATAATTATTTAGACGTGACAGGAGGACTGCGTGGTCCACCGTGTCAAAGGCTGCTGTGAGGTCAAGAAGCACTAGGACCACAGGACACTTGGCATCCACGGACAGAGCAATGTCATTGTGAACCTTTAACAGTGCAGACTCGGTGTTGTGACGAGATCTCAACCCAGATTGGAACTTCTCAAGAACAGAGTTATCCTCAAGAATGGACtgtaattgaaaaaaaaacaactttttctaaaaCCTTCGAAAGATGGGGTCAAGATtaggctttttaagaagaggccTGACCACAGCATGTTTAAAGGCAACTCGGACAGTTCCTAATCTAAGGCAGGAGTTAATAAAAACCAGGAGACTGGGCCCCAAAGTGAACCATTTTCAACAATTTGGCAGGGACAATATCCAATAGGCAAGTTGTCGGTTTCAGATATTTCACTATGTcatggagagaagagagggaaaccACCTCATGCTGATCAAACTCAGCAGGACGAGCTGGAGCAACAGGCAGATCCTTATTAGTACTCGTAATGACACTCACATTAGTGTCTTTTCTGACAGAATCCACTTTGTTAAaccaataaacacattttttttttatttaacttgcCCCATTTTCTCAGATTTTCAATTTTCTCCACATGATGGACAGAATGTAACTGTGTGCTTTCTGCAGATGTAATTCTTGCATTTCACACAAGAGGTACTTGCTGTCCTCTCAGGGGGGGCAGAGACCTGGCATCTTTTCCGTTTCTTTACACCTGTATCCACTGGATCCATTGCAGATTGGTTGGATGACCTGAGCTTGAACTTTTCaatgacagctgtagctgctgagGATCGAGCTGGCCTGGTTCGCCTCTGGATCTTGGGTGTGATGAGTGCTTTGCTGAGTTCTTCCAGGAAAAGCCGATGTTGATACAATTTGCCGGCATTCCATTGCTGGTTGATTTCTGTCCACAGGACATAGGCATTGTAAGCAGACACGTCCACAATGTTGTAGAAAATCACCAAGGGCCAACGGGCAGTCTTGCGCTGGCAGCTGTATGTTGCTGTGACTTTGTCCAGATTGTCAACACCTCCTTTGGTGAAGTTGTAATCCAGGATCATTTGTGGCTTCATGTCTTCTCTTGTGCTCAGAGATGCATCTGTGTGCATTGTGCTCAATACAAGAACATTGTTGTTTCTCTTTGGGCAGTATGAAACAACTGTTGCTTTCtcagtgaaaacaaatattGAGGAATGCAGAGGTCTGCCCTGCATCTTCAGAATTTCACTGGGAAGTTCTGGCTTATTTCTTCTGACTGTTCCCAACATAGTCAGCTTTCTCTTCTGAAGTTCATCTCCAGGCTGGTAGGATGTAAAGAAGTTGTCACATGTGATGTTATTACCTTGCAGGCCTTCACTCATCTCCAGCACCACACACATCCCTTGATTCTTCTCAGATGCTGCTCCAGGTAGCTTTCCAGTATACACTTGCGTATTCCATGCATAGCTAGATTTTGCATCACAGGCTGCCCATCGTTTGATGCCATACTTGGCAGGCTTGTTGGGCATGTACTGTCGGAAAGGACAGCGCCCCCTAATGAAACATGACACTCATCTACAGTAACATGGGGACCAGGATTGTACAACAAAGGTAGAATTTTGACCCATGTGTCCCATACATCTCTGATCGCAGCTAGTTTGCCTCTTTCACATCGACCAGCTCTGGTGTCTCGGTTGTCAAATCGGACACGAGATATCATGTGAAATGTCTCCAGAGACATTGTTGCTCGAAAGATTGGCCTTCCATTCTCTTCATTCCATAGACTTGCAGTTGCTTCTCCCTTTGACCTGTACACTCCAGCTAATACCAGAATTCCAATGTAAGCATGCAAGTCAGTCTGATCCAGTGGCTTCCATTTCTCTTGAAATACACGCCTCCACTTCAAGTTGGTCATGTCCAGTATAATCCTCTCTGTTGGTGGAGATATGAAGAGCTGAAATGCTGATTGAATATCATCAACTCGTGTGAACAGCAAATCTTGGTAGGACGGGAGTCCATAATTGATGACATTGGAAGATGACAGCTGCCTCGGCTTTGGTGTGGTGATGTTGACCTTTATATTACCATCTTTAGATGCCCATGTCCCTCTGGTGATGATGATTGCTGCATTCCTTGGTCTTCATCTGATGGAGAAAACAACGGCAGACTCGTCCACTGAATCCTCCTCATCGTGAGGAAAATTGACAATCTGGATCATCAAAAACATTGTCCTCGTCTCTCAAAGATCCTCTGTCTCTGAAACTCTTCCTCTGCATCACATCCCAGTTCAAATTCTGTGATAAGCTTCTTCACCTGTAAACCTTTGGAGCTCattttggtgtgtttgtcaaGAGATgacatgaaacactgacaaGTACAAGGAGAGAAAGTTCTTCCTCTACACACCACCTGGGTCTCTGGGTCTGAATGGCTATTTAGAGGcaatcaaaatacaaaatattggGCACTCAAAATAAGTACATCAAACTGACATGTTTATGTTGGATTTGAACAGTTACTTACTCACATTAAAGTGTCTGAATCAAATGACCCGCAACATCATCTTGTATACAAACTCTGCACAGACATTCCACACACATCAAAATGTCCAGATTAACAATCAGTTCATGACCCTAGAGGAGGAAAAGTCACAATTtcataaaaaaagggaaaggataACCACTACTTTGAAAGGGTCAAATTGACCCTTAACATAATACAAGGGTTAATTTGGCACAGCTCTAGCGATGGCAATGTCACTTTTGTAGTTGGCAGATCTATCAGTTGGTCCAATTTTGACCTTCATGCCCTCTAGTGGATGAAACTTACTGATTTCATGATCCCCCTACTTTACATCCACTGCCTGCATTTAATGTTGTACAGACATAATAGCTCCTCCAGTTATTTATCTTAGATTCTGAATTTATAGTGTGACTAGCACTACAATTTTCTTCAGTTCAGATTGAAACAGCTCCACATTGCTTGACGGACTGCCATGAAATTCCTGGCCGGCACAAGGCTAAACCTGTTGATTGGTTTGGTTGTGTATCATGGTAATCATACCTGCCAAACACCACTAGTTAGCATTGTCTTTCTGAACTTTTTGCTTTGCTgacattaacatttagctcaaGCACCACAGTTCAGAGTACAGCCTATATAGCTGCATGGCTGTAGACTATTGCTTGTTTGTTGAAAAATTGCaaaggatttaaaaaacaaattgctattttgtatatctgtatattgagggattttttttacacatcacCCTTCCTAAGTCTTTTCTCACTCTCCAATAGAGTTGAGGAAGCTTGTGTACCTGACAGGACCTTGGTCaacttcctgcttcctgttttggatatgctttttttttagtaacaCAAAATATCCTCACTTATGTAATTTGGCACAAAGTAAACAAGAGTACGgttgattttgatatttaatcATTCAGGAGAGAGAACTGAACTGACTGACGCTAATTTTAAACCAAATGTAggcaacagaaaataaattacactTGAGTAACTAAAGTCTTTAATTGCCTCTTATAGCCGTATAAAAACAAGCGAGATTTAACCAGCAGTTTTGAAATAAACGCTCACTTCTGTTCATTTCCTCTAGTCATTGGAGCCCAGCTTTTACAGTAAGCCTGCCTTGGGTCTGTGGCTGTTTTATAATCATTTCCACTGCCTTCCTGTGCCATTTCAtcaattcatcattttttttgaaAGATCCCGACAGAAATCTTTGTTTGATCTTAAAGGGGTTTAAGATaggtctgctttttttttttttttttttttttttttgccaaatcaCCCCAGGAAACAGTGAGTCTTCAGAGGCTTTTTTggatgttcatttgttttttgggaAAAATTTGAGACCGTAAAAGAAACTGATACAAAATACCACGTACTATGTATCAGTCACTATTTGTCATAGATACTGTCATCTTGTCAAATATATCGCTGTAAGAAAATCATTTGTTTATTGTACCAGTTACTATTTGTCATAGATACTGTCATCTTGTCAAATATATCGCTGTAAGAAAATCATTTGTTGTCTCAGTCATATTGTCATAGATACTGTCATCTTATCAAATATATCGCTGTAAGAAAATCATTTGTTTATTGAAAGCATTTCTCCATTTATTAATGGCTCATTCTTACATGGAGTGAGCAATGCTGAATCAcaaagcccagaacagacacatcgaacactggctctagatgatgtctttcatgttttttttttactagttttGCAGCCACCATGCTTTCATAGCACTAGATGTTAATAAATtctacacactagacctttaaagTTCTACAAAACAGTATCAGGTGTTAATGCTTCTGCATATGTAAATAGACGCAGCTAGGGAGGGACTTGAGGATGGATATTGATTACAACAGCACACCACCATGCACCACCATGAACGCGGACTGACACTGAAGACTGCATCCCAGACCATCAGGGgacagtttgttttcacttcactgggacgagtttgatttaaaatgtgaagaCAGATTTGGTTAATAGGATGTTATTAAAACCTGAGTTCTCGGGTTCACACAAATGTcaatttacttatttatttatgagctGTCATTGGATGAAGATCTATATGAAGTGCAAATACTGGCAGTGCAGTTGCTTTCATATGCAGGAATGAAAGGATTTCTAGATATGTCTCTTATTTTGACTGGTAACGAGCTCAGACATGAATCTCCGATAGACACCATCTTCAAACCCAACTCCATCTTGACACTGGTTATCACTGAGTTTATGTATTTTCCATGTGTGGGTATGTTCTTTAATACTGACACAAATGCTAAAAAATGATTGTTGGATGATCACTGTTGGCCGAACTGTCAGTCCATTAgtacaaaacaaagtgaaactactttttatgactttttccCTTTATGCTGCACATTTTCAATACAGTTCGGCTCCGAACATTAATGCGTGGTCTTGTtcatctcattttatttttctgctttgctgAAAAGTTTGGATGAACACATCACTGCATCACTGCACCTCTAAAACTCTTTTATCTTTATTACCACAAAAAGTGCTGTTTTCACCATTTCTGCACTATTAGAGTTATTACATCATTCTGGATAgatgatttttatatttctgataAGTTCCCCAAAGCACCTTAAAAGTGGTaatccccacacacacacacacacacacacacacagacaggaggaacagacacacaaaggaatGAAGAatagggggaggaagaggagagcaaGGAAGTTGGAAGTTGGTTGAAGGCAAGAGGGATGTTGTAGAGGAAGACCCAGATATCACCCAGATAGCGAAAGTTCAGATCATCGATCAGTATCTCCCTGTGTTGGGAGGGCTGACACTAAAATAGTACAAGAATGAACTTTACAGAGACGGGTGGGTTTACATCCAGTCACTTTCCATAAGCGCTTATCCATATCAGGGctgcagggggctggagccaatccaaGCTGGCATTGGGCAAGAGGTAGGGTACTCCTTATGGATgggttgccagttcatcacagggctgacacatagagacaaccattcacacctgtATACAGTTTGGTCACCATGTGTTTGACTGCAGGAAGACAGAGCCCAACACAGCCCAACCTCATGCTGTGAGGTGAAAGTGTTACCATGTCACGTGTTATAACGTGATTTTTTTCATTGGTTTCTTCCATTTTActttaacaaagaaaaatgatgaaGGTTTCATGAATTGTCCAAAATCAATAACAAATGTGTCATGGATTCAGGCATTGattcaaaagtttttttaatgacCAAACGTTGTCCACCCTATGCACACCTGTCCATATCTAAAGACAGACATGGACAGGTATGCCTTCATTGCATTTGTTCATTGTTGCACTGAATCTGTACAGGTCTTTAAGTGCTCCTGCAGCATCAGGAGTTGGTCAGGTTTGATTTCAAAGTAAAGAATCTAGAAGTTTAAACCATTTATCTTTTAGTCTACAATTCaatgtttctcttgttttcttaTGAGTGACTCGGCTGGTAGTAACTGTTTTGGATTATGTAATGATAAAAACATTGAAGATCAACATCACACCAATCTAGACTCTATTTGCATTTATGTTCCTCCTGAAcacaaatatgtttgtttccatcaaattattatttctacTACAATCTTTCCACAGCCCAGTAACTAAGTACCCCCTGGGGTAAGTACGCATAGATTGGAATGACTGTGTTAGTTTACAGAAATCATTCACATTACTGTCCTGCGGGGCTGTCCTCtccactgtgtaggatttagtggcatctaacagtgtagttgctgattgcataCCTCTCGCCTCAGCCTCTACTTCCTAGCAGcagtgaaaaatgcaaaaggctCTATGTGGAGCCGGTGTTCAcagtctgttctgggctactgtagaaacttgcTGCGACTTGGCTGAAGAGGACCagtggtgtctgtagatataaaagtctcattctaatgtaacacaaacacaatgattcttattttcaggtgattattcactaatgaaaacacagttatgaagattatattaAATTGCTGCCACATTGGGTAAATgaagccccctaaatctgacacactggacctttcaaGGCCTTAAAGGACTTTATCTGGTCCTGAAGCACCTCATGGTGCATCCCGTCTGCTGTGTGTTATCATCTTTGTTATAGTGAAAATTAGATTTAAGACTGTAATGACATTAAAGTATAcagtttttctttccaaaataaacattgtgCTCACATACAGTTGTGTTTACTTGAGAAAAGACTCTGGAGGAAGACTGCCGATGTTGACGGATGATGAAACAAAGCGAAGCgcagtggggggaaaaaaagaatcccaaaggggaagaaaagaatgtgaaaaaagaggtgcagagatgagagatgagTGGAGGGGGAGACAGACGGTTGGTGAAAGATTGCAGAGTGGCGTtaaacagtcagacagtcagatgTGAGCCACTGTAGCTTAGTCATCTCTGAGCACACTGGGGTTAGGAAactaaacacacattaacacacacacacacacacacaacaaacacccTCTGCAGTTTAATCATTGCCAGTGTACACTCATGGTTGGTTCTGTCCACAGACAAACACTAATATTGTTTAATCATATAACTTTaatttctctcacacacatgggactttgtgtgtgtgtgtttgcctgtgtctTTTCATCTGGAATCAAGTCCCATAATGCAGTTCTCCTTCCCCATGCTGCcctccacaaaaacacagacctgTTTTTGAAAAGCCTTCCTCACAGCGCTACCAACACGGGATGTGTTCAATTTTTTCTATTCCCACGCCTtgctctgaataaaaacatgcataaaacatGGTAAAATGTCATAATCGCCGCGTCAGCTGGTGAGCATCTGCGTCA includes:
- the LOC104934978 gene encoding LOW QUALITY PROTEIN: piggyBac transposable element-derived protein 4-like (The sequence of the model RefSeq protein was modified relative to this genomic sequence to represent the inferred CDS: inserted 1 base in 1 codon) produces the protein MSSKGLQVKKLITEFELGCDAEEEFQRQRIFERRGQYLLFTRVDDIQSAFQLFISPPTERIILDMTNLKWRRVFQEKWKPLDQTDLHAYIGILVLAGVYRSKGEATASLWNEENGRPIFRATMSLETFHMISRVRFDNRDTRAGRCERGKLAAIRDVWDTWVKILPLLYNPGPHVTVDECHVXIRGRCPFRQYMPNKPAKYGIKRWAACDAKSSYAWNTQVYTGKLPGAASEKNQGMCVVLEMSEGLQGNNITCDNFFTSYQPGDELQKRKLTMLGTVRRNKPELPSEILKMQGRPLHSSIFVFTEKATVVSYCPKRNNNVLVLSTMHTDASLSTREDMKPQMILDYNFTKGGVDNLDKVTATYSCQRKTARWPLVIFYNIVDVSAYNAYVLWTEINQQWNAGKLYQHRLFLEELSKALITPKIQRRTRPARSSAATAVIEKFKLRSSNQSAMDPVDTGVKKRKRCQVSAPPERTASTSCVKCKNYICRKHTVTFCPSCGEN